From the Zymoseptoria tritici IPO323 chromosome 2, whole genome shotgun sequence genome, the window GCACGACGGGAGAGACAGAGAACTTCATGACCTTCAAGTTGTGCGAGGtctcggaggtggtgagggtaCCAGACTTGAGCAAGAACTGATCGATACCGACCAGACCAAGAATGTTGCCGGCTGGCACATCCTCGATTGGCTCGGTGTAGCGACCCATCATGAGAATGGTGCGCTGGATGGACTTGATGAACATGTCCTCCTTCTTGCCGGGAATGTAGTTGGGGCCCTGAATGCGGACCTTGAGACCGGAGCGGGCGGTACCAGAGAAGACACGGCCGAAAGCGTAGAAACGACCCTTATCGGAGGTCGGCACCATCTTGGAGACGTACAACATGAGAGGTCCCTTGGCGTCACAGTCGCGGATACCAATGGCAGACTCATCGTCTGGAGGACCCTCGTAAAGGGTCTCCATGCGGTAGCGCTGAGCGACAGCTGGGGATGGAAGGTGGAGAATCATCATCTCCATGAGGGCATCGGCGGCGGGCAAGAACTTGCGCATGACAACCTTGAGGAGCTGCTTGCCCTCGAGGTCCTTCTCGTCACCGACAAGCTTGATCTCGAGCTTCTCCAAGAGCTTGGTGACCTCTTCGGTCTTGAAGTTCATGACGGAGTCGAAAATGCGGAAGATGGGGTCCAAACAGAACTGGTTGAAAGCACGCTCAAGAGTCTTGCCCTCGTGGGTGCCAACCTTGGTCCACTTCTTGGTGTGGGGGTTGAAGTATGATTCGCCCTGGTGTGGTTGTCAGTACTTGCGCATCTTGAGACTGGTGTTGTGATTTGCTTACCCAAAGcctctccatcatcttgGTCTTGTCAACACCAAACTTCTTGGCGTAACGTGTGGCGAACTGGCGGACGGTGAAAGCCCATCCGTGAAGACCGGAACCGAAAGCAACGGTACCCTTCTCTGGGTAGACCTGGACATCTCCGAGGGTCTTGTCGAAATAGGTGGAGATGACCACGTTGACGGACTCGATGACACGGGCGAAGTTCTGGAAGAGATCCTCCTTGGACAGTTGTAACTCGAGGAGAGCGCGATCGACCTTGTTGATGATGACAACAGGCTTGATGCGCTCAGTGAGCGCCTGACGGAGCACAGTCTCGGTCTGCACGCACACACCTTCGATGgtgtcgacgacgacgagggcaCCGTCAGTGACACGGAGAGCGGCCGTGACCTCGGAAGAGAAATCAACGTGACCGGGCGAATCGATCAAGTTGACCAAGAAAGCGTTCTTCTCGGTCTTGACCGGGATGTCCTTGAGATCGTCCTCCTCTGGCAGCTCACCGAAGAGGGAGATGGCAGTCGACTTGATGGTCACACCACGCTCCTGCTCGTCGGGGCGAGTATCGGTGAAACGGGCAGAACCGGCGTTCTTGGCGGAGATGATACCGGCACGCTGGACGAGCGAGTCGGTGAGGGTGGACTTTCCGTGATCGACGTGGGCAATGACGGACATGTTACGGATGTTGTTCGGGTTGTCCATGACTGCAGTATGTTAGAGTGGTCATTCCAAAGATTGCGCATCTCGGTGTATGCTTACGTCCACGGATCTCCTCGGTGGTGAAGCTGTGAAGAGACGACCGTCAGCAACATTCTTATACTGCGTTTTCAAGGCCCAGCAGAGGGTGGTGTTTCTCGACAACCTCAGGAAGTCGACTGTGTATCCATCGCGGCCAACATCTTTCTCGACTTCCCGAAGCCCTCGAATATCCAACCCCTGCCGGCTCCTTGTCTTGCGTCTTCTGATGACTTACTTAACCATCTTGACGGTGGTTGTGTGCTCGAGCACAGATTCGTGAGAAGTTTTTGGTGGGGCTCTCGCCTGTGTGAGTATCGCGCTGGGACGACCTCTGAAGATTTGTCTGCCTGCGGTGACGGTCAGCGTGAGATGAGGATGACCGGGGTCGTCGGGCGAGGGCGGACCTTTATGTAGGCGCTGGTGGGTGAGGGAGCGGTGGTCGAGGGAGGGGAGtaaggtggagaggatgagagcGAAAAGAATCGTCGCCCAC encodes:
- a CDS encoding elongation factor 2; this translates as MVNFTTEEIRGLMDNPNNIRNMSVIAHVDHGKSTLTDSLVQRAGIISAKNAGSARFTDTRPDEQERGVTIKSTAISLFGELPEEDDLKDIPVKTEKNAFLVNLIDSPGHVDFSSEVTAALRVTDGALVVVDTIEGVCVQTETVLRQALTERIKPVVIINKVDRALLELQLSKEDLFQNFARVIESVNVVISTYFDKTLGDVQVYPEKGTVAFGSGLHGWAFTVRQFATRYAKKFGVDKTKMMERLWGESYFNPHTKKWTKVGTHEGKTLERAFNQFCLDPIFRIFDSVMNFKTEEVTKLLEKLEIKLVGDEKDLEGKQLLKVVMRKFLPAADALMEMMILHLPSPAVAQRYRMETLYEGPPDDESAIGIRDCDAKGPLMLYVSKMVPTSDKGRFYAFGRVFSGTARSGLKVRIQGPNYIPGKKEDMFIKSIQRTILMMGRYTEPIEDVPAGNILGLVGIDQFLLKSGTLTTSETSHNLKVMKFSVSPVVQRSVEVKNANDLPKLVEGLKRLSKSDPCVLTYISESGEHVVAGAGELHLEICLKDLEEDHAGVPLRISDPVVQYRETVAGESRIQALSKSPNKHNRLYVVAQPLAEEVSNDIESGKIGPRDDFKLRARLLADEHGWDVTDARKIWCFGPDTNGANLLVDQTKAVQYLNEIKDSVVSGFQWATKEGPVAEEPMRSVRFNIMDVTLHTDAIHRGGGQIIPTARRVLYAATLLADPGLLEPVFLVEIQVPEQAMGGIYGVLTRRRGHVFEEVQRPGTPLFNIKAYLPVNESFGFNADLRSNTGGQAFPQSVFDHWQILPGGSALDPTTNSGKIVETMRTRKGLKTAVPGYENYYDKL